In a genomic window of Sutcliffiella sp. FSL R7-0096:
- a CDS encoding methyl-accepting chemotaxis protein has product MSVLSVKELKFQDLVNKNKLMFFVIFISYGAGLLVNILVPTANVITTTLLIALCMGTILFILTKRNSWFHNVVPYFTVGVTFAVFFIILVNRGASLSGFILPFFVLMLATIYFNRNVFIVGGIGSLLLFGYSLWSFLNGNLMTDGQLGNIILLFFLLFVITFVQVKIGKKLFSQFEGIVNNMQSVSEERQRQQDAFQQDAMMLINHVNKVHERISMNIHSQREVSQTIQELSVGSQKQTDQISGIAELTNDVSSLIDNIVDRSTNLYMTTNRTKSTAEQGKVLAVELQQNMSSFSRDVKEMDAIFQVLTEKIDETNTLTQHIKNITEQTNLLALNASIEAARAGDAGRGFAVVAEEIRKLATSTGDTTKEITENLASLHQTKEEVLRQLQVNISKMSKNLDATNEVNQSFHQISETLISLLSDAQQFRDFAGTVKEKTANTDYYTNEFAALMEESTAGLEEISASVEQVTNDNNKMESTLRSMVKIIDKMEKRQ; this is encoded by the coding sequence ATGTCGGTTTTAAGTGTGAAAGAGTTGAAGTTTCAAGATTTAGTCAACAAAAACAAGCTTATGTTTTTTGTTATTTTTATTTCCTATGGTGCAGGACTTTTGGTGAACATCCTTGTCCCAACTGCCAATGTGATAACCACGACTCTCCTTATCGCCCTATGCATGGGGACGATATTATTTATACTGACAAAGAGGAATAGCTGGTTTCACAACGTTGTACCGTACTTCACGGTCGGGGTGACCTTTGCGGTATTCTTTATCATTTTAGTAAACCGTGGTGCATCGCTTTCAGGTTTCATTTTGCCTTTTTTCGTATTGATGCTTGCAACGATCTATTTTAACCGAAATGTTTTTATTGTCGGGGGCATAGGTAGTTTATTATTGTTCGGATATTCATTATGGTCATTTCTTAATGGAAATCTAATGACAGATGGTCAGTTGGGAAATATCATCCTACTATTCTTTTTATTGTTTGTCATCACATTTGTTCAGGTGAAAATAGGAAAAAAACTTTTTAGTCAATTTGAAGGAATTGTAAATAATATGCAAAGTGTAAGTGAAGAGCGACAAAGGCAACAGGATGCTTTTCAACAAGACGCAATGATGCTCATCAATCATGTCAATAAGGTACATGAACGTATCAGCATGAATATCCATTCACAACGTGAAGTCTCCCAGACCATTCAAGAATTATCTGTCGGCAGTCAAAAACAGACAGATCAGATCAGCGGTATTGCCGAACTTACAAATGATGTTTCTAGTCTGATTGATAATATTGTGGACAGGTCTACTAATCTTTATATGACAACTAATAGGACCAAGTCGACAGCCGAACAGGGAAAAGTGTTGGCAGTAGAACTTCAACAAAATATGAGCAGTTTCTCTAGAGACGTCAAGGAAATGGATGCGATTTTCCAGGTGCTCACGGAAAAAATTGATGAAACGAATACATTGACTCAGCATATTAAGAACATCACCGAACAGACGAACTTACTTGCCCTTAATGCTTCCATAGAGGCTGCAAGAGCAGGAGATGCAGGAAGGGGGTTTGCGGTAGTAGCGGAGGAAATCAGAAAGCTTGCAACCTCCACCGGAGATACAACGAAAGAGATCACAGAAAACCTTGCCTCCCTTCATCAAACAAAAGAAGAAGTACTTCGCCAGCTTCAAGTTAACATATCCAAAATGAGCAAGAATTTGGACGCCACGAATGAAGTGAATCAATCTTTCCATCAGATTAGTGAAACGTTGATCAGTTTATTATCTGATGCACAACAATTTCGTGATTTTGCAGGTACGGTAAAAGAAAAAACGGCAAACACTGACTATTATACAAATGAATTTGCGGCTCTGATGGAAGAATCAACTGCGGGTCTTGAGGAAATAAGTGCTAGTGTGGAGCAAGTAACCAATGATAATAACAAAATGGAAAGCACATTAAGAAGCATGGTGAAAATTATCGACAAGATGGAGAAGCGCCAATAG
- a CDS encoding protein-glutamine gamma-glutamyltransferase, translating to MILISGESVSDTSIFSFKGLEETIFKRLLADKVTYSYDNPGELEFEIALRNNIVASATLMAKGVARFETFAGTQGNPAFWQITEVGGLSLRKDVNPSDAISDIFTNSQEYAYECATGIVMIYYHAILNTVGERFFNKYFQELFLYSWHFDSDLVMQSVHTYHFIPGDVVYFKNPDFNPLTYWWRGENAVVMGGGKYFGHGLGIKDADYIIEFLNSTRKPESTQPAYLTDYVARPSFTHLAKLFLNQRDYIKTKNYHPIILHNKDSISCDRYLFYLYRHYLHN from the coding sequence ATGATTCTTATATCAGGTGAATCTGTTTCAGATACCTCCATATTTTCGTTTAAGGGGTTGGAAGAAACTATTTTCAAAAGATTACTTGCTGACAAAGTGACCTACTCATATGATAATCCTGGAGAATTGGAATTTGAAATAGCCTTACGGAATAACATTGTTGCCAGTGCCACCTTAATGGCAAAAGGGGTAGCACGTTTTGAAACTTTTGCTGGGACCCAGGGTAACCCTGCCTTCTGGCAGATTACAGAGGTTGGCGGTTTATCACTAAGAAAAGATGTCAATCCATCTGATGCAATTTCTGATATTTTTACAAATAGCCAGGAGTATGCTTATGAATGTGCGACAGGTATTGTAATGATTTATTATCATGCCATTCTTAATACAGTAGGTGAACGGTTTTTTAATAAGTACTTCCAAGAACTTTTTTTATATAGCTGGCATTTTGACTCTGATCTTGTTATGCAATCCGTTCACACTTATCACTTTATACCGGGTGATGTAGTTTATTTTAAAAATCCTGATTTTAACCCCTTAACTTATTGGTGGAGAGGAGAAAATGCGGTGGTGATGGGGGGCGGCAAGTATTTTGGGCACGGTCTCGGAATAAAGGATGCGGATTATATCATCGAGTTTCTAAATAGCACTAGAAAGCCAGAAAGCACCCAGCCCGCCTATCTGACTGATTATGTAGCAAGACCATCTTTCACACACTTGGCGAAGCTGTTCTTAAATCAACGTGATTATATTAAAACAAAAAATTATCATCCGATCATTCTCCATAATAAAGACTCTATCTCCTGTGACCGATACCTTTTTTATCTATATCGTCACTATCTGCATAACTAG
- a CDS encoding aspartate aminotransferase family protein, giving the protein MDQSYLIKPLLDKNYPVISHGNGVYLYDVNGKKYLDGSSGAVTASIGHHVQAVIDAMADQASKVSFVYRSQFSSVPAEKLATKLMKIAPGDINWSFFVNSGTEAVETAMKISIQYWQEVGRPDKNQVISRWKSYHGITLGALSLSGHADRRKRFEALLEKSPVVEPPYCYRCPFNLEYPGCGLKCAEDLERAILEIGAEEVAAFVAEPIIGAAAGAISPPEGYYQRIAEICKKYDILFIADEVMTGMGRTGKMFAMEHWDVTPDIICVGKGMSAGYSPIAATLVSDSIVGSILKGSKVIMSGHTYSANPQSSAVALAVLEYIEKQDLVKNSNHIGKYLRDKLMRLKSTFTFIGDVRGKGLLLGLEMVEDKSTKYPFAQEKAVTTRLVELAQKNGLLIYPASAGIEGVGGDAVIIAPPLSISKEEVDELISILERTLKDLQGLL; this is encoded by the coding sequence ATGGATCAATCCTATCTTATTAAACCACTACTAGATAAAAATTACCCGGTTATTAGTCATGGAAATGGTGTGTATCTTTATGATGTCAATGGAAAGAAATACTTGGATGGCTCTTCAGGTGCTGTAACGGCAAGTATCGGTCATCATGTACAAGCAGTCATCGATGCGATGGCTGATCAGGCGAGTAAAGTGTCATTTGTTTATCGATCCCAATTCAGCAGTGTGCCAGCAGAGAAATTGGCCACCAAATTAATGAAGATTGCTCCAGGGGATATCAACTGGTCTTTTTTTGTAAACAGTGGAACGGAAGCTGTGGAAACAGCCATGAAAATATCCATCCAGTATTGGCAGGAAGTTGGTAGACCTGACAAAAACCAGGTTATATCAAGGTGGAAAAGTTATCACGGCATTACGTTAGGGGCGTTATCCTTATCAGGACACGCAGACCGTAGAAAGAGATTTGAGGCATTACTCGAAAAATCTCCTGTGGTGGAACCTCCATACTGTTATCGATGCCCCTTTAATCTCGAATACCCTGGTTGTGGCCTAAAATGTGCGGAAGATCTGGAACGGGCAATCTTAGAAATAGGTGCAGAAGAAGTGGCTGCATTTGTGGCAGAGCCGATCATTGGGGCAGCTGCTGGAGCTATCTCACCTCCTGAAGGATATTACCAGAGAATAGCAGAAATCTGTAAAAAATATGACATTCTTTTTATTGCGGACGAGGTAATGACAGGGATGGGTAGAACAGGAAAGATGTTTGCTATGGAGCATTGGGACGTGACCCCTGACATCATTTGCGTTGGAAAGGGAATGAGTGCAGGTTATTCCCCGATTGCAGCAACCTTGGTAAGTGACAGTATCGTTGGGAGCATCCTAAAAGGATCTAAGGTTATCATGAGTGGACACACCTATAGTGCCAATCCTCAGTCTTCAGCTGTGGCACTTGCCGTTTTGGAATATATTGAAAAACAGGACCTTGTAAAAAATAGCAACCACATTGGCAAATATCTGAGGGATAAACTAATGCGATTAAAATCAACATTTACATTCATCGGGGATGTCAGGGGCAAAGGTCTACTGCTTGGGCTGGAAATGGTGGAGGATAAATCAACCAAATATCCATTTGCTCAAGAAAAGGCTGTTACAACCAGGCTTGTCGAGCTTGCTCAAAAGAATGGTCTGTTGATCTACCCAGCCTCTGCGGGCATTGAAGGTGTCGGTGGGGATGCAGTGATCATCGCACCGCCGCTTTCGATTAGTAAAGAAGAAGTAGATGAACTGATTTCCATCCTAGAACGTACACTTAAGGATCTTCAGGGATTATTATGA
- the msrA gene encoding peptide-methionine (S)-S-oxide reductase MsrA: protein MTAEFEKATFAGGCFWCMVKPFDEQAGIEKVVSGYTGGHKENPTYKEVCSETTGHYEAVQITYNPQVFPYEELLNVFWSQIDPTDPGGQFHDRGDSYRTAIFYHTEEQRELAVKSKNDLSQSGRFKDPIVTNIIPAKPFYPAEDYHQDYYKKNPFRYKMYQAGSGRAAFVKEHWKKTDAELKNRLTPMQFEVTQNNGTEPPFKNEFWNHTEEGIYVDIVSGEPLFSSLDKYDAGCGWPSFTKPIEKETIKEEMDVSHRMVRTEVRSKEADSHLGHVFEDGPVDKGGLRYCINSAALRFIPVGDLEREGYGEYKTMFE from the coding sequence ATGACTGCAGAATTTGAAAAGGCTACTTTTGCCGGAGGATGTTTTTGGTGTATGGTTAAACCTTTCGATGAACAAGCGGGAATCGAAAAGGTTGTATCTGGATATACGGGAGGACATAAGGAAAATCCAACATATAAGGAAGTGTGTTCTGAAACAACAGGACATTATGAAGCGGTTCAAATTACGTATAATCCACAGGTTTTTCCTTATGAGGAATTGTTGAATGTTTTTTGGAGCCAGATTGATCCGACAGATCCAGGAGGTCAGTTCCACGACCGCGGCGATTCCTATCGGACAGCCATTTTTTATCACACAGAGGAGCAAAGGGAGCTTGCAGTAAAGTCCAAGAATGATCTATCTCAGAGCGGCAGGTTCAAGGACCCTATCGTTACCAATATCATACCAGCCAAACCGTTTTATCCTGCGGAAGATTATCATCAAGATTATTATAAGAAAAATCCTTTCCGTTATAAAATGTATCAGGCAGGTTCCGGTCGAGCGGCCTTTGTAAAAGAGCATTGGAAGAAAACGGATGCGGAGCTTAAAAATAGACTAACCCCTATGCAGTTTGAAGTAACACAGAATAATGGCACAGAGCCCCCTTTCAAAAATGAATTCTGGAACCATACCGAAGAAGGGATATACGTTGATATTGTATCTGGTGAGCCTTTATTCAGCTCTTTGGATAAATACGATGCCGGTTGCGGATGGCCTAGTTTCACCAAACCCATAGAAAAAGAAACCATAAAGGAAGAGATGGATGTCAGTCATCGTATGGTGCGCACAGAAGTACGCAGTAAGGAAGCGGACTCCCATCTTGGCCACGTTTTTGAAGATGGGCCAGTGGATAAGGGCGGTCTAAGATACTGCATCAACTCTGCAGCCTTGCGATTTATCCCAGTAGGTGATTTGGAGAGAGAAGGCTATGGAGAGTACAAAACAATGTTTGAATGA
- a CDS encoding CoA transferase subunit A, protein MGNVDNTFNKIVNTEHLTTHFYDGMTLMFGGFGGVGTPPKLVDILLETGVKDLTLIGNDAGFPTIGIGKVVCTGKVKRLIASHIGSNPVAGQLMTDKKLEVEFSPQGTLAERIRAGGVGLGGILVDVGITSPIVTKNKQILSLAGREYILEPALTADLSIVYAKRADPYGNLVFDKSARNTNPLVAMAGTKTIVEVEEFVPLGHLDPEEVITPGVYVDYMIQSEGVNWSWVWEKTYGT, encoded by the coding sequence ATGGGAAATGTAGATAATACGTTCAATAAAATCGTGAACACAGAACACCTAACAACCCATTTTTATGATGGGATGACCTTGATGTTCGGTGGGTTTGGTGGAGTGGGGACCCCTCCCAAATTGGTGGATATTCTCCTTGAAACAGGAGTCAAGGATCTGACCCTCATCGGAAATGACGCCGGTTTCCCTACAATTGGAATTGGGAAGGTTGTCTGTACTGGGAAGGTAAAAAGATTGATAGCTTCTCATATTGGTTCCAATCCAGTTGCTGGTCAATTGATGACAGATAAAAAGCTTGAGGTGGAGTTCAGCCCACAGGGAACGTTAGCGGAAAGAATCAGAGCGGGAGGAGTAGGATTGGGGGGGATACTTGTAGATGTTGGAATTACAAGCCCAATTGTAACCAAAAACAAGCAAATCCTTTCTTTAGCAGGAAGAGAGTACATCCTCGAGCCCGCTCTCACCGCAGATTTGTCGATTGTATATGCCAAAAGGGCTGATCCATATGGAAATCTTGTATTTGACAAAAGTGCGAGGAATACCAATCCACTTGTGGCCATGGCAGGTACAAAAACAATTGTAGAAGTGGAGGAATTTGTACCACTTGGCCATTTGGATCCAGAAGAGGTCATCACACCGGGTGTGTATGTGGATTATATGATTCAAAGTGAAGGGGTGAACTGGTCATGGGTATGGGAAAAGACATACGGAACCTGA
- a CDS encoding YjcZ family sporulation protein produces the protein MHDYCYYTCGPCDYPAQVAPAHGYGNTFVLIVVLFILLIIVGACYCK, from the coding sequence ATGCACGATTACTGTTACTACACTTGCGGACCATGCGACTACCCAGCTCAAGTTGCGCCAGCACATGGCTATGGAAATACATTCGTATTGATTGTTGTTCTCTTCATTTTGTTAATCATTGTAGGAGCTTGCTACTGCAAATAA
- a CDS encoding Fur-regulated basic protein FbpA has product MSNILKNAIIDAREFYIEKLIATGNFLDDGLLSSYTLSELKKEYTTLIEKGRDKDGNETTF; this is encoded by the coding sequence ATGTCTAATATTCTAAAGAATGCCATAATTGATGCAAGAGAATTCTATATTGAAAAACTTATTGCAACTGGCAATTTTCTGGACGATGGACTTCTTTCCTCGTACACGTTAAGTGAACTCAAGAAAGAGTACACAACTTTAATTGAAAAGGGGAGGGATAAAGATGGAAATGAAACAACTTTCTGA
- a CDS encoding LytTR family DNA-binding domain-containing protein produces MNKIKIMIVDDERYSRDELKHLLGEYKSIQILGEAASGEDALVACMQQQPDVVFLDIEMPKMNGLEVAKHLKELKKSPLIVFATAYPNFAVEAFRHEAVDYLLKPYEEEQLEQTIQRLRKLLHGDKEVPPPSSSSKLAVEHDGEIHFLDPLDILYISREDRLSRIYTKEANFESKLALKDLEERLTSFPFFRIHKSYLVNLNYVSKLIPWFNGAYMLELTNSTEKLSVSRNYVKSLRNKLEL; encoded by the coding sequence ATGAATAAAATAAAGATTATGATAGTGGATGATGAACGTTATAGCCGTGATGAACTGAAACACCTGCTTGGGGAATATAAATCGATACAGATACTTGGAGAGGCTGCATCCGGAGAAGACGCCTTAGTGGCATGCATGCAACAGCAACCCGACGTGGTATTTCTTGATATTGAAATGCCGAAAATGAATGGATTGGAAGTTGCCAAGCATTTAAAGGAATTGAAGAAATCCCCCCTTATTGTTTTTGCAACCGCATACCCAAACTTTGCGGTAGAGGCCTTTCGTCATGAAGCGGTAGATTATTTGTTGAAACCTTATGAAGAGGAACAATTAGAACAAACCATACAGCGACTTAGAAAACTTCTACATGGAGATAAGGAAGTCCCTCCACCAAGTTCCTCCTCCAAGCTAGCTGTTGAACATGATGGTGAAATTCATTTCTTGGATCCTTTGGACATTCTTTATATTAGCCGCGAGGATCGACTATCACGCATATACACGAAAGAGGCCAATTTCGAATCGAAGCTTGCCTTGAAGGATCTTGAAGAAAGGCTAACCAGCTTTCCTTTCTTTCGCATCCATAAAAGCTATCTTGTGAATTTGAACTATGTATCCAAATTGATCCCCTGGTTTAACGGTGCCTATATGCTCGAACTAACCAACAGTACAGAAAAACTTTCCGTAAGCAGAAATTATGTGAAATCACTTAGAAATAAACTTGAATTATAG
- a CDS encoding GTP-binding protein yields MNRKVEVYILSGFLGSGKTTLLTQMLEQEQAEKRKVAVVMNELGKVSIDSDSVPEDTPLSELFDGCICCTIQEKLESTMQGLLMDIDLEAIYIETTGAAHPVEVLDTVLSPIFADRFSGARIITLLDVLRWKDRASLSVQVRQLIREQVKHADMLILNKTDLLSEGEVSSILFELQSINPHASTLLTTYAKIPENSWKRAKQIEKGSHAGAHVNEALHLKTFVYQFSNQIDLDEFEDWLRNLPDSVYRIKGYLSFEHTSGVYLFQYSYGTPLYLKELVKVPLNLVIIGENLNTETLKQQLASLEKK; encoded by the coding sequence ATGAACAGGAAAGTGGAAGTTTACATATTATCTGGGTTTTTAGGAAGTGGAAAAACCACTCTTTTAACCCAAATGCTGGAACAAGAGCAAGCAGAAAAACGAAAAGTAGCTGTTGTAATGAATGAGCTGGGGAAGGTATCCATCGATTCTGATTCCGTTCCGGAAGATACCCCTTTATCCGAGCTATTCGATGGCTGTATTTGCTGTACCATACAGGAAAAATTAGAATCTACGATGCAGGGGCTGTTGATGGATATAGATCTAGAAGCTATATACATAGAAACCACTGGAGCAGCCCATCCAGTAGAAGTCCTTGATACGGTCCTTTCCCCAATTTTTGCGGATAGGTTCTCAGGTGCCCGCATCATTACCCTGTTGGATGTCCTTCGTTGGAAAGATCGGGCAAGCTTGTCTGTGCAAGTTAGACAATTGATCAGGGAACAAGTGAAACATGCCGATATGCTTATCCTCAATAAAACGGATTTACTTAGTGAGGGAGAAGTGTCTAGCATCTTATTTGAATTGCAGTCCATCAACCCACATGCATCTACCCTTCTTACCACTTACGCAAAGATTCCTGAAAACAGTTGGAAACGTGCGAAACAAATTGAAAAAGGCAGTCATGCAGGTGCACATGTCAACGAAGCTCTTCATTTAAAAACATTTGTTTATCAGTTTTCAAACCAGATTGACTTGGATGAATTTGAAGACTGGCTCAGAAACCTGCCTGATTCCGTTTATCGTATCAAAGGGTATCTATCGTTTGAACATACTAGCGGTGTGTATCTTTTTCAATACTCCTATGGGACACCACTATATTTAAAAGAACTTGTGAAAGTACCTCTTAACCTTGTCATAATAGGGGAAAATTTAAATACCGAGACTCTGAAACAACAGCTGGCGTCGTTGGAGAAAAAATAG
- a CDS encoding MerR family transcriptional regulator, with the protein MTQEDPSLKERKVISIGTVRDLTGLSERQIRYYEERKLIFPARSGSGIRKYSFSDVERLMEIANQMEEGVQTHEIRREWKKKEKENENWKKQMLKGQIQAHFKQNRN; encoded by the coding sequence ATGACACAGGAAGACCCTTCGTTAAAAGAAAGAAAAGTCATCTCAATCGGCACTGTTCGTGATCTTACAGGCTTATCTGAAAGACAAATAAGATACTACGAAGAACGCAAGCTTATATTTCCTGCACGTTCCGGTTCAGGTATCAGGAAGTATTCCTTCTCGGATGTAGAGCGCCTCATGGAAATCGCTAACCAGATGGAAGAAGGCGTTCAAACGCACGAAATACGCAGAGAATGGAAAAAGAAAGAAAAAGAAAATGAAAATTGGAAAAAACAGATGTTGAAAGGCCAAATACAGGCTCACTTTAAGCAAAACAGAAATTGA
- a CDS encoding sensor histidine kinase — MFELLLTMLERLGIIVTVAFIMTRLPFFRQLINRQEIGRDQQVYAILFFGFFGIIGTYTGLTFSTETLGFNRWITELNQTEAIANSRVIGIVMAGLLGGYKVGIGAGLIAGIHRMSLGGFTAFSCGFSAIVAGLLAGFIRSKYKGKRISVRVALLTGALAEAIQMGIILIGSQPFERALSLVESIGLPMILANGVGSALFFLIILAVINEEEKVGAVQAQKALSLAENTLAHLRTGLSPNSAEETCKIIYKKVNASAVAITDKEQILAHVGIGNDHHRPLSPIQTYSTKQVLELGNLLVAGKKDIQCQESSCPLGAVVIAPLKKREKPVGTLKFYFPSEKDIDNVVIQLIKGLSSLMSHQLEISDAEKASKLAKEAEIKALQAQISPHFLFNSLNVIVSLIRTDPKKARKLLISLSRFFRQNLTATTEKWTTLQEELKHVQAYLSVEEARFVDRLTVEYNVEESALPYLVPPLSLQPIVENAVKHGLKDINENCKINIQIKESLDDIFISIADNGIGISQNRIAILGEDLVSSSTGTGLGLYNINKRLTMMYGKESKLHFQSAPNVGTTVSFSIHKRLNEDELSNE, encoded by the coding sequence ATGTTTGAATTACTACTCACTATGCTGGAGCGCCTCGGGATCATTGTAACCGTGGCCTTCATTATGACAAGACTTCCTTTTTTTCGACAACTGATCAACCGTCAGGAGATTGGACGTGATCAACAAGTTTATGCCATATTATTCTTCGGATTCTTCGGAATCATCGGTACATACACAGGTCTGACCTTCAGTACGGAAACTTTAGGCTTTAACCGTTGGATTACGGAATTGAATCAAACAGAAGCAATCGCTAATTCCCGTGTCATTGGAATTGTTATGGCAGGACTGCTTGGAGGATACAAGGTGGGAATTGGTGCAGGGCTGATAGCTGGCATCCATCGTATGAGTTTAGGTGGGTTTACCGCTTTTTCCTGCGGATTTTCCGCCATCGTGGCTGGACTTTTAGCTGGGTTCATACGTAGTAAGTACAAAGGAAAACGCATAAGCGTCCGTGTTGCTCTCTTAACAGGTGCATTGGCAGAAGCGATACAAATGGGAATCATTCTTATCGGTTCTCAGCCCTTTGAGCGTGCTTTGAGTCTTGTGGAAAGCATTGGACTTCCAATGATATTGGCAAACGGAGTGGGGTCAGCACTTTTCTTTCTTATTATACTGGCAGTAATTAATGAAGAGGAAAAGGTAGGTGCTGTCCAGGCGCAAAAGGCTTTGTCTCTTGCAGAGAATACACTTGCTCATCTTAGAACAGGCTTAAGTCCAAATTCCGCTGAAGAAACGTGCAAGATTATTTATAAGAAAGTGAACGCTAGTGCGGTGGCAATTACAGATAAAGAGCAGATCCTTGCTCATGTTGGAATTGGGAATGACCATCATCGTCCCCTCTCTCCCATCCAGACATATAGTACCAAGCAAGTACTGGAACTTGGAAACCTTTTAGTGGCAGGAAAAAAAGACATTCAGTGTCAGGAATCATCCTGCCCATTAGGAGCAGTTGTCATCGCACCATTAAAGAAGAGGGAGAAACCGGTTGGAACACTCAAGTTCTACTTTCCCTCAGAAAAGGATATCGATAATGTCGTCATACAGCTCATCAAAGGGTTAAGCTCCCTCATGAGCCACCAGCTAGAAATATCGGATGCCGAAAAGGCTTCCAAGCTAGCGAAAGAAGCGGAGATAAAAGCGCTTCAAGCGCAAATAAGTCCGCATTTCCTGTTCAACTCTTTGAATGTTATTGTTTCATTGATAAGGACAGATCCAAAGAAAGCAAGAAAGCTGCTTATTTCCCTTTCCCGTTTCTTCCGCCAAAATTTGACGGCAACAACGGAAAAGTGGACTACTCTACAAGAGGAGTTAAAGCATGTGCAGGCCTACCTTTCTGTGGAAGAAGCACGCTTTGTCGATCGTTTAACCGTAGAATACAATGTAGAGGAGTCCGCCCTCCCCTATCTCGTCCCTCCACTGTCCCTGCAACCCATTGTGGAAAATGCGGTCAAACATGGACTCAAGGATATAAACGAAAACTGTAAAATCAACATACAGATCAAGGAGTCCCTTGATGATATTTTCATCTCTATTGCAGACAATGGAATAGGGATTTCCCAAAATCGAATCGCCATACTCGGAGAGGATTTAGTTTCATCTTCTACTGGGACGGGGCTGGGACTGTACAATATCAATAAGAGACTAACAATGATGTATGGAAAGGAATCGAAATTACATTTTCAAAGTGCACCAAATGTTGGTACCACGGTATCCTTTTCCATCCATAAAAGATTAAATGAGGATGAATTATCTAATGAATAA